In Massilistercora timonensis, the following are encoded in one genomic region:
- a CDS encoding Cof-type HAD-IIB family hydrolase, with protein sequence MIRYIASDLDGTLLLNGAQELDPEVFSLILRLKEKGIHFIAASGRQYYSLRNLFRPVADQISYIAENGSLCIHDHQVISRGLIPRELGLRILDAVREFPRCDCLLSCESRCYTDSRNPRFIDHMKNVVRYDMEVVPDLRDIQEPFLKMAMCDFRGTKEMEHFFQNRFASQIKVVTSGNLWVDFIAPGANKGTGLARLLDHLGLSPEDGIAFGDQYNDVEMLQLAGTSYAMSGAAPGIAYYSTYVTDSVVEVLQDIAAGV encoded by the coding sequence ATGATACGCTATATCGCCAGCGACCTGGACGGCACTCTTCTGCTAAACGGCGCCCAGGAGCTTGACCCGGAAGTTTTCTCCCTGATCCTTCGCCTGAAGGAAAAGGGGATCCATTTCATCGCCGCCAGCGGACGCCAGTATTACAGCCTGAGAAATCTCTTCCGCCCCGTGGCGGATCAGATCTCCTATATTGCAGAAAACGGTTCTCTGTGTATCCACGATCACCAGGTGATCTCCCGGGGACTGATTCCGCGGGAACTGGGGCTTCGCATCCTGGACGCAGTCCGGGAATTCCCCCGGTGCGACTGCCTCCTGTCCTGCGAGTCCCGGTGCTACACAGATTCCCGGAACCCCAGGTTCATCGATCATATGAAAAATGTGGTCCGTTATGACATGGAGGTGGTCCCGGATCTCCGCGACATCCAGGAACCCTTCCTTAAGATGGCCATGTGTGATTTTCGGGGCACGAAAGAGATGGAGCACTTCTTCCAGAACCGCTTCGCTTCCCAGATCAAAGTCGTCACTTCCGGAAACCTGTGGGTGGATTTTATCGCCCCGGGCGCCAATAAGGGAACCGGTCTTGCCCGGCTCCTTGACCATCTTGGCCTCTCCCCTGAGGACGGGATCGCCTTTGGCGACCAGTACAATGATGTGGAGATGCTGCAGCTTGCAGGCACAAGTTACGCCATGTCAGGCGCAGCTCCCGGGATTGCTTACTATTCTACTTATGTCACAGATTCTGTAGTGGAAGTTCTGCAGGATATCGCGGCGGGAGTCTGA
- the pdxA gene encoding 4-hydroxythreonine-4-phosphate dehydrogenase PdxA produces MSETFRPVTAITMGDPAGIGPEIVVGTMLDEGIHECCRPFVIGSQAIMEKAAKVLGKELKYNQISDPSEAKYEYGVIDIMETGDYDTDSIEWGKVQKLAGQMAIDWIMKSIELGMAGKIDAVSTSPIHKGAIKLIGVKEPGHTEIYQHATNSPYALTMFSCHKLRVFFVSRHMSLVDACHYATKDVILDNVINIDKELRKVGIENPLIAVAGLNPHNGDNGLFGTEELTDIGPAVEAAKERGINCVGPCPADSVFHIGKSGKYDAILSLYHDQGHIACKTLDFEKSVTLTFGLPFIRSSVDHGTAFDIAGKGIAGSISLIESTKVVAEYAAKQHERSEK; encoded by the coding sequence ATGAGTGAAACATTCAGACCAGTCACAGCGATCACAATGGGAGATCCTGCCGGGATCGGTCCCGAGATCGTTGTAGGCACCATGCTGGATGAAGGGATTCATGAATGCTGCCGCCCCTTTGTGATTGGCAGCCAGGCCATCATGGAGAAAGCCGCGAAGGTTCTGGGCAAAGAACTGAAGTATAACCAGATCAGTGATCCTTCAGAAGCAAAATATGAATACGGCGTTATCGATATTATGGAGACCGGCGACTACGACACCGATTCCATCGAATGGGGCAAGGTTCAGAAGCTGGCCGGACAGATGGCCATCGACTGGATCATGAAATCCATCGAACTGGGAATGGCAGGCAAGATCGACGCTGTATCCACCTCTCCCATCCACAAGGGAGCCATCAAGCTGATCGGCGTAAAGGAACCGGGGCACACTGAGATCTATCAGCACGCCACCAACTCCCCCTATGCGCTGACCATGTTTTCCTGCCATAAGCTGAGAGTCTTCTTCGTCAGCCGGCATATGTCCCTGGTAGACGCCTGCCACTACGCCACCAAGGACGTGATCCTGGATAACGTGATCAACATTGACAAGGAACTTCGCAAAGTGGGCATCGAGAATCCGCTGATCGCCGTTGCCGGGCTGAATCCCCACAACGGAGACAACGGTCTGTTTGGTACCGAGGAGCTTACAGACATCGGGCCTGCCGTGGAAGCCGCCAAGGAGCGGGGCATCAACTGTGTAGGGCCCTGCCCGGCAGACTCCGTGTTCCACATCGGCAAATCCGGCAAGTATGACGCCATCCTGTCCCTGTACCACGACCAGGGCCATATCGCCTGCAAGACGCTGGATTTTGAGAAATCTGTCACCCTGACCTTCGGACTTCCCTTTATCCGCAGTTCCGTAGACCATGGAACCGCCTTTGACATCGCAGGAAAAGGCATTGCCGGATCCATCAGTCTTATCGAGTCCACAAAGGTTGTCGCTGAGTACGCGGCGAAACAGCATGAAAGGAGCGAAAAATAA
- a CDS encoding four-carbon acid sugar kinase family protein: protein MPLIGAVADDLTGATTTGVLLARSKARTAVFFNEEAAEKAEGVDQLDAILISSNSRPLPANEAYDKVTSATLALKRMGVKYFSKRIDTTLRGGVGVEIDAMLDHVDEDAVAVVVPAMPQSRRILVGGYSVIDGVALINTPVAHDVRTPVTENYIPKLLSGQTRRKIGLVTLSHVLAGQEAIRDALKEQRQEGCEVIVVDAITLEDVEEIAKACIELKWNVVAVDPGPFTSKLAYYRDLIQEEAPNVPDAVDESGKTVLIAAGSATPVTKKQMEILCQDPRHVRISVEPIPLVEGGDTATAEVERAVHMANELLDSANPPRAILFETALHGELLNLDEEDNKRHYAGGMSANRINAGLGCIIAQVLEHCGQDQIAGLYTTGGDTMVNVCYQLGAQCIELLDYVIPQTDIGRLVGSYDGLPVVGKGGLTGNDHTACDIVDRLFREATRKN, encoded by the coding sequence ATGCCATTGATCGGAGCTGTAGCCGACGATCTGACCGGCGCCACCACTACAGGCGTGCTCCTGGCCAGATCCAAGGCAAGGACTGCTGTATTTTTTAATGAAGAAGCGGCGGAAAAGGCAGAGGGTGTGGATCAGCTGGACGCGATCCTCATCAGCAGCAACAGCCGTCCCCTTCCGGCCAACGAAGCCTATGACAAGGTAACTTCCGCAACCCTGGCTCTGAAGCGCATGGGCGTAAAATATTTCTCCAAGCGGATCGACACCACCCTGCGGGGCGGTGTGGGCGTAGAGATCGACGCCATGCTGGATCATGTGGATGAAGACGCGGTAGCCGTTGTGGTTCCGGCCATGCCACAGTCCCGCCGGATCCTGGTAGGCGGGTACTCTGTCATCGACGGAGTGGCCCTTATCAACACCCCGGTGGCACACGACGTACGCACCCCGGTTACAGAGAACTACATTCCCAAACTGCTCTCCGGACAGACCCGCCGCAAGATCGGCCTTGTCACATTAAGCCATGTCTTAGCCGGCCAGGAGGCCATCCGGGACGCCCTGAAGGAGCAGCGGCAGGAAGGCTGCGAGGTGATCGTAGTAGACGCCATCACCCTGGAAGATGTGGAAGAGATCGCCAAGGCCTGTATCGAGCTGAAATGGAATGTGGTTGCCGTAGATCCCGGCCCCTTCACTTCCAAGCTGGCCTACTACCGGGATCTGATCCAGGAGGAAGCTCCCAATGTTCCGGACGCCGTTGATGAGAGCGGGAAAACCGTCCTGATCGCTGCCGGAAGCGCCACTCCTGTCACAAAGAAGCAGATGGAGATCCTCTGTCAGGATCCCCGGCACGTGCGCATCAGCGTAGAGCCCATCCCCCTGGTAGAGGGAGGAGACACTGCAACAGCAGAAGTAGAGCGGGCAGTACATATGGCCAACGAGCTTCTGGATTCCGCCAATCCGCCCCGGGCTATCCTGTTTGAGACAGCCCTCCACGGAGAACTTCTCAACCTGGATGAAGAGGACAACAAGCGGCACTACGCAGGCGGCATGAGCGCCAACCGCATCAACGCAGGACTTGGCTGCATCATCGCCCAGGTACTGGAGCACTGCGGGCAGGATCAGATCGCCGGACTCTACACCACCGGCGGAGACACCATGGTAAATGTATGTTATCAGCTTGGCGCCCAGTGTATCGAATTACTGGATTATGTGATCCCACAGACCGATATCGGAAGACTGGTGGGCAGCTACGACGGGCTTCCCGTCGTAGGCAAAGGGGGACTCACCGGAAACGATCATACGGCATGTGATATTGTGGACCGGCTTTTCCGGGAAGCAACCAGAAAAAATTAA
- a CDS encoding 2-keto-3-deoxygluconate permease yields MSEQINEANKPKDLDLLNKMKKLPGGLVIIPLVLAVLIATFFPQAYQIGGYVTALFYEGNSCMMGFFLIVCGSAINIKQVGMPLYKGVTLTATKFILGVLIGFAISALCGPAGFLGIAPFVWIATITNSNGSLYISLSAQFGNATDTGAISILSLNDGPFFTLIALGATGLASIPLDSLIAVLVPLLIGFIWGNLDAGFRKACATAQPIVTFFMTISIGAKTDINTIITAGAAGIILGLVSAATAVIFFFTNNLLLPKKERNAMGAAIGTTALNSAMTPAAVGEADPTMMQYVDMATAQCATASVVTLFLCPFITAFFDKLMQKKQLGIYSPEGWARYKVDPSVPAPMAAE; encoded by the coding sequence ATGAGCGAACAGATTAATGAAGCAAACAAGCCAAAAGACCTTGATCTTTTGAACAAAATGAAGAAACTCCCCGGCGGACTGGTTATCATCCCGCTGGTGCTGGCGGTGCTGATCGCCACATTTTTCCCGCAGGCCTATCAGATCGGCGGCTATGTAACCGCCCTGTTCTATGAAGGAAACTCCTGTATGATGGGATTCTTCCTCATCGTCTGCGGTTCCGCCATCAACATCAAGCAGGTAGGTATGCCTCTCTACAAAGGTGTAACCCTTACCGCTACTAAATTTATCCTGGGTGTGCTGATCGGTTTTGCCATCAGCGCTCTGTGCGGACCGGCCGGATTCCTTGGGATCGCTCCATTCGTATGGATTGCGACCATCACCAACTCCAACGGATCCCTGTACATCTCCCTGTCTGCTCAGTTTGGTAACGCGACAGATACCGGAGCTATCTCCATCCTGTCCCTGAACGACGGACCGTTCTTTACCCTGATCGCCCTGGGAGCAACCGGACTTGCCTCCATCCCGCTGGATTCCCTGATCGCAGTACTTGTACCGCTGCTGATCGGTTTCATCTGGGGTAACCTGGACGCAGGCTTCCGCAAGGCATGTGCAACGGCTCAGCCCATCGTCACCTTCTTCATGACGATCTCCATCGGAGCCAAGACCGACATCAACACCATCATTACCGCAGGAGCGGCCGGAATCATCCTTGGTCTTGTATCTGCGGCTACAGCAGTGATCTTCTTCTTCACCAACAACCTGCTGCTGCCCAAGAAAGAGCGGAACGCCATGGGCGCTGCCATCGGTACCACAGCCCTCAACTCTGCCATGACACCGGCGGCAGTCGGCGAAGCAGACCCCACCATGATGCAGTATGTGGACATGGCTACCGCACAGTGCGCGACAGCTTCTGTTGTAACCCTGTTCCTCTGCCCGTTCATCACCGCTTTCTTCGACAAGCTGATGCAGAAGAAGCAGCTGGGTATCTACTCACCGGAAGGCTGGGCACGCTACAAAGTTGATCCAAGCGTACCGGCTCCAATGGCTGCAGAGTAA
- a CDS encoding YcxB family protein has translation MEKLNVQLTKEHLFDFLLYHTFSKASGFLVNMLGMGVIVVGAVMQFMGRTDFTHFLLYVIAGVIFLAYTPILLKLRANKQIKINPEYRDPREYIFSEAEGIRVIQNGQETVYDWSQIQRTVTTPKTIGIYYGKDLAFIIPKEAFGTHFVPIMQMVVQHIGLNNVRLTQ, from the coding sequence ATGGAAAAACTCAATGTTCAACTGACAAAGGAGCACTTGTTTGACTTCCTTTTATACCATACCTTTTCAAAGGCCTCCGGCTTTCTGGTCAACATGCTGGGAATGGGCGTGATCGTGGTGGGCGCGGTCATGCAGTTTATGGGGCGGACAGATTTCACCCATTTTCTCCTGTATGTGATTGCCGGCGTCATCTTCCTTGCTTACACGCCCATCCTTCTGAAGCTTCGGGCCAACAAGCAGATCAAGATCAATCCCGAATACCGGGATCCCAGAGAATACATTTTCTCAGAGGCAGAAGGCATCCGCGTGATCCAGAACGGACAGGAGACCGTCTATGACTGGAGCCAGATCCAGCGTACCGTGACCACGCCAAAGACCATTGGCATCTATTATGGGAAAGACCTGGCCTTCATCATTCCAAAGGAAGCATTCGGCACCCACTTCGTACCCATCATGCAGATGGTAGTACAGCACATCGGTCTTAACAATGTGCGGCTGACACAGTAG
- a CDS encoding DeoR/GlpR family DNA-binding transcription regulator — MEERRQKILQELEEKGRVRVTDLSKSLHCSEVTIRSDIKAMQEEGLLKRIHGGAIRLESVLARKYNVESIYRNADRKEDIARKAYEYIEDGDTIIIDDASTSFYLALHIKAHPEKRIAVVTNSLLTGNELAGVNHVELYMIGGYVGGHLSATMGEAALENMESFHVDKGFIGVHGINFEAGLTSIATPQMQIKRAILKASQEVYVLADSSKFGGGYLSVICPINQVHKIITDSHVAHENVEIAKELKIPLVVA, encoded by the coding sequence ATGGAAGAGCGCAGGCAGAAAATCCTGCAGGAACTGGAAGAAAAAGGAAGAGTCCGGGTTACGGACTTAAGCAAGTCTCTGCACTGCTCGGAAGTCACCATCCGCAGCGACATCAAAGCCATGCAGGAAGAAGGCCTTCTGAAGCGGATCCACGGCGGGGCGATCCGCCTGGAGTCTGTCCTGGCCAGAAAATACAATGTGGAGAGCATTTACCGCAACGCGGACCGCAAGGAGGACATTGCCCGCAAGGCCTACGAGTATATCGAAGACGGAGACACCATCATCATCGATGATGCCTCCACCAGCTTCTACCTGGCCCTTCACATCAAGGCCCACCCCGAGAAACGGATCGCCGTAGTTACCAATTCTCTCCTCACCGGAAATGAGCTGGCCGGGGTCAATCATGTGGAGCTCTACATGATCGGTGGCTACGTGGGCGGCCATCTGTCCGCCACCATGGGGGAGGCCGCCCTGGAAAACATGGAAAGTTTCCACGTGGACAAAGGCTTCATCGGCGTTCACGGCATTAATTTTGAAGCCGGCCTTACTTCTATCGCCACCCCTCAGATGCAGATCAAGCGGGCGATCCTGAAGGCTTCACAGGAAGTCTACGTACTGGCAGACAGCAGCAAATTCGGCGGCGGATACCTGTCTGTGATCTGTCCCATCAATCAGGTCCATAAGATCATCACCGACAGCCATGTAGCCCACGAAAATGTGGAGATCGCCAAAGAACTGAAGATCCCCCTTGTTGTGGCATGA
- a CDS encoding FGGY family carbohydrate kinase has product MKAVGIDIGTTTICGVLLDGGTGELLDSRTLSNDTAVYTENEWEHLQDPEKILEKCRRILEGFRDGEEDIVSVGVTGQMHGILYTDERGRAVSPLYTWQDRRGDLPCKENSDGKEETWAGELSRKTGYPAASGFGLVTHYYHVKNGTVPREAVSLCTIPDYIAMSLAGEKRPLIHQSMAASLGLYDLRESCFDQRAIEAAGMDPGILPEVTREHRIVGRLKESAGEGNQSGTCVVSVALGDNQASFLGSVGPEERLLLNVGTGSQISAYTDRLIETREAECRPYLGKTWLIAGSPLCGGYAYSLLKRFAEEIFEMDGTAPAHSVYELLNRWAGDVYEQKKREVQVDTRFNGSRKDPGLTGGIFGLTEESFHLGQFALGTLKGICEDLYRYYREFPREVRESTGIVGSGNGIRMNPLLQKICSERFGKEMKIPRYSEEAGYGTALFSLLAGGYYRNLEEAQTRIRYE; this is encoded by the coding sequence ATGAAAGCAGTCGGCATAGATATCGGAACAACAACAATCTGTGGAGTGCTGCTTGACGGGGGTACGGGAGAACTTTTGGACTCCCGTACCCTTTCCAATGATACGGCAGTGTATACAGAGAACGAATGGGAACATCTTCAGGATCCGGAGAAGATCCTGGAGAAATGCAGGAGGATCCTGGAAGGCTTCCGGGATGGTGAGGAAGACATTGTCAGCGTGGGGGTGACCGGGCAGATGCACGGGATCCTCTATACGGATGAGAGAGGCAGAGCGGTAAGTCCTCTTTACACCTGGCAGGACCGGCGGGGAGATCTTCCCTGCAAAGAGAACAGCGATGGAAAAGAAGAGACCTGGGCGGGGGAACTCTCCCGGAAGACCGGGTATCCGGCAGCCTCTGGATTCGGTCTTGTGACTCACTATTATCACGTGAAAAACGGGACAGTTCCCAGAGAAGCAGTATCTCTGTGCACCATCCCGGATTATATCGCCATGTCCCTGGCCGGGGAGAAGCGGCCGCTGATACACCAGAGCATGGCCGCAAGCCTGGGGCTTTATGACCTGAGGGAGTCCTGCTTTGATCAAAGGGCAATCGAGGCGGCAGGCATGGATCCTGGCATCCTGCCGGAAGTGACGCGGGAGCACCGGATCGTGGGACGGCTGAAAGAAAGCGCCGGAGAGGGGAACCAGTCGGGAACCTGTGTGGTTAGCGTCGCGCTGGGGGATAACCAGGCCAGTTTCCTTGGATCGGTAGGGCCGGAAGAAAGGCTGCTTTTGAATGTGGGGACCGGAAGCCAGATTTCTGCCTATACAGACCGGCTGATTGAAACCAGGGAGGCGGAATGCAGGCCTTATCTGGGGAAAACCTGGCTGATCGCAGGGTCTCCGCTGTGCGGCGGGTATGCCTACTCTCTCTTGAAGCGGTTTGCAGAAGAGATTTTTGAAATGGACGGGACCGCTCCCGCTCATTCTGTCTATGAACTTTTGAATCGATGGGCCGGGGATGTATATGAACAGAAGAAGAGAGAAGTGCAGGTGGACACCCGGTTCAACGGAAGCCGGAAAGACCCGGGCCTGACAGGCGGGATCTTCGGCCTGACAGAGGAATCCTTCCACCTGGGACAGTTTGCCCTGGGGACACTGAAAGGTATCTGCGAGGATCTGTACCGCTATTACCGGGAATTCCCCCGGGAAGTCAGAGAATCAACAGGAATCGTGGGAAGTGGAAACGGGATCCGCATGAATCCGCTTCTGCAGAAGATCTGCAGCGAGCGGTTTGGGAAAGAGATGAAGATCCCCCGGTATTCCGAGGAGGCCGGGTACGGAACAGCGCTTTTCTCTCTCCTGGCAGGCGGATATTACAGGAACCTGGAAGAGGCGCAGACGCGGATCCGGTATGAATAG
- a CDS encoding zinc-dependent alcohol dehydrogenase family protein, with protein sequence MKMMRANVYDKPGHCEITQVPVPEIGPHQVLIKVMSCGICKGADVALAQGGFLARFPLLNGHEFAGYVCKVGEHVDTFKVGDRVTADNTVLCGDCYYCRKDQPLYCENFYSLGCNGPGGFAEYVAVNADKVFPISDHLSFNEAIFAEPTACAVHSMDRIQVQFGDDVLVYGCGPTGIIMIQLLMHSNANRVVVCGPSQDKLDILKKYGCKETILMDRNDPSVHEAKLREIAPKGFDILVDTTANVDVMESMIKFGKMGAKFMMFAMPHAGAKWAIDPEYWYLHEIQLIPTWAQTHCFGRALEYLESGKVQVKELITHEMDLADYDKGIALAAKGGPGTLKVVLHPNYEE encoded by the coding sequence ATGAAAATGATGCGTGCAAATGTATATGACAAACCAGGTCACTGCGAGATCACCCAGGTGCCGGTGCCGGAGATCGGACCGCACCAGGTGCTGATCAAGGTAATGTCCTGCGGCATCTGCAAAGGAGCGGATGTGGCCCTTGCTCAGGGCGGATTCCTGGCAAGATTCCCACTGCTGAACGGCCATGAATTCGCCGGTTATGTATGCAAGGTGGGAGAGCATGTGGACACCTTCAAGGTAGGGGACCGGGTGACGGCGGATAATACGGTGCTGTGCGGAGACTGCTATTACTGCCGCAAGGATCAGCCTCTCTACTGTGAGAATTTCTATTCTCTTGGCTGCAACGGCCCGGGAGGATTCGCGGAGTATGTGGCGGTAAATGCAGACAAGGTATTCCCCATCAGCGATCATCTTTCCTTCAATGAGGCGATCTTCGCGGAACCGACCGCCTGCGCCGTTCATTCTATGGACCGGATCCAGGTGCAGTTCGGCGATGATGTGCTGGTTTACGGCTGCGGCCCCACTGGCATCATTATGATCCAGCTTCTGATGCACTCCAACGCCAATCGGGTGGTTGTGTGCGGCCCCAGCCAGGACAAGCTGGATATCCTGAAGAAATACGGCTGCAAAGAGACCATTCTGATGGACCGCAATGATCCCAGCGTTCATGAGGCGAAGCTGAGAGAGATCGCGCCCAAAGGATTTGATATTCTTGTGGATACCACGGCAAATGTGGATGTGATGGAAAGCATGATCAAGTTTGGCAAGATGGGAGCCAAGTTCATGATGTTCGCCATGCCTCACGCAGGCGCGAAATGGGCCATCGATCCGGAGTACTGGTATCTCCATGAGATCCAGCTGATCCCCACCTGGGCACAGACCCACTGCTTTGGAAGAGCGCTGGAGTATCTGGAGTCTGGCAAGGTACAGGTGAAAGAGCTGATCACTCATGAGATGGATCTGGCGGACTATGATAAGGGAATTGCTCTTGCTGCCAAGGGCGGCCCGGGGACGCTGAAGGTAGTCCTTCATCCCAATTACGAGGAATAG